The Penaeus vannamei isolate JL-2024 chromosome 39, ASM4276789v1, whole genome shotgun sequence genome window below encodes:
- the LOC113808612 gene encoding peptide deformylase, mitochondrial isoform X1, with translation MPEYIPVGQGDSSTMHKFAAAYRNIFFPKPVKPPFLHVCQVGDPVLRSKALPVPPEDIPKPETKQVISQMRQVMKTYDAVGLAAPQIGVPLRIITLEFSPKRKKEFGEEVYAAREMSILPFTVVINPHMEILDYKKITFPEACESLRGYSAMVPRFKAVKLVGQDQSGEEVELETEGWLARIIQHEMEHLDGKLYIDSMDVKSFQNDAWHRINVHQGRVQIQFYKK, from the exons ATGCCAGAATATATACCTGTTGGTCAAG GTGACTCTTCCACAATGCATAAGTTTGCTGCAGCTTACCGAAATATTTTCTTCCCGAAACCGGTGAAACCACCATTCCTCCACGTTTGTCAAGTTGGTGACCCTGTTTTACGAAGTAAAGCCTTGCCTGTACCACCTGAAGATATTCCCAAACCAGAAACAAAGCAG GTAATATCACAAATGAGGCAAGTAATGAAGACATATGATGCAGTAGGCCTTGCTGCCCCACAGATTGGTGTTCCACTTAG AATAATAACTTTGGAGTTTTCTCCTAAACGCAAGAAGGAGTTTGGAGAGGAAGTTTATGCTGCACGAGAAATGTCCATTCTTCCCTTCACA GTAGTCATTAATCCACATATGGAGATATTAGATTACAAAAAGATCACATTCCCAGAAGCCTGTGAAAGTCTTCGGGGCTATAGTGCTATGGTACCAAGATTCAAGGCGGTAAAACTTGTTG GACAAGACCAATCTGGTGAAGAAGTGGAACTGGAAACTGAAGGATGGCTAGCGAGAATAATACAGCATGAAATGGAACATCTAGATGGAAAGCTTTATATTGATTCCATGGATGTTAAAAGCTTCCAAAATGATGCATGGCATAGAATAAATGTACATCAAGGAAGAGTCCAAATACAGTTTTATAAAAAATAG
- the LOC113808612 gene encoding peptide deformylase, mitochondrial isoform X2, translating to MHKFAAAYRNIFFPKPVKPPFLHVCQVGDPVLRSKALPVPPEDIPKPETKQVISQMRQVMKTYDAVGLAAPQIGVPLRIITLEFSPKRKKEFGEEVYAAREMSILPFTVVINPHMEILDYKKITFPEACESLRGYSAMVPRFKAVKLVGQDQSGEEVELETEGWLARIIQHEMEHLDGKLYIDSMDVKSFQNDAWHRINVHQGRVQIQFYKK from the exons ATGCATAAGTTTGCTGCAGCTTACCGAAATATTTTCTTCCCGAAACCGGTGAAACCACCATTCCTCCACGTTTGTCAAGTTGGTGACCCTGTTTTACGAAGTAAAGCCTTGCCTGTACCACCTGAAGATATTCCCAAACCAGAAACAAAGCAG GTAATATCACAAATGAGGCAAGTAATGAAGACATATGATGCAGTAGGCCTTGCTGCCCCACAGATTGGTGTTCCACTTAG AATAATAACTTTGGAGTTTTCTCCTAAACGCAAGAAGGAGTTTGGAGAGGAAGTTTATGCTGCACGAGAAATGTCCATTCTTCCCTTCACA GTAGTCATTAATCCACATATGGAGATATTAGATTACAAAAAGATCACATTCCCAGAAGCCTGTGAAAGTCTTCGGGGCTATAGTGCTATGGTACCAAGATTCAAGGCGGTAAAACTTGTTG GACAAGACCAATCTGGTGAAGAAGTGGAACTGGAAACTGAAGGATGGCTAGCGAGAATAATACAGCATGAAATGGAACATCTAGATGGAAAGCTTTATATTGATTCCATGGATGTTAAAAGCTTCCAAAATGATGCATGGCATAGAATAAATGTACATCAAGGAAGAGTCCAAATACAGTTTTATAAAAAATAG